The following are from one region of the Arachis duranensis cultivar V14167 chromosome 10, aradu.V14167.gnm2.J7QH, whole genome shotgun sequence genome:
- the LOC107470118 gene encoding uncharacterized protein LOC107470118 translates to MATTIWRTNSARNAVRYFTQLSRQSHLTHRTASSPSLPSRFSSLRHFRSSRDPISRNYEIIPPMNWGIRVVPEKKAFVIERFGKYVKTLPSGIHFLNITKDNVTILIDGVLYIKIVDPKLASYGVENPIYAVIQLAQTTMRSELGKITLDKTFEERDTLNKKIVEAISVAAESWGLECLRYEIRDISPPRGVRAAMEMQAEAERKKRAQILESEGVRQANINIADGKKSAVILASEAGKMDQVNRAKGEAEAILLVSKALKEIGGAEAASLRVAEQYIHAFSNIAKEGTTMLLPSSASNPANMMAQALTMYKSLLGNVSGNKSSSTSGQLEGNDSSGEGNDEGTATNTSALEIPDHHEKTGFSLQRPKRRE, encoded by the exons ATGGCGACGACCATTTGGAGAACCAATTCAGCAAGAAACGCAGTTCGCTATTTCACTCAGCTGAGCCGCCAGTCCCATCTCACTCATCGCACAGCTTCTTCCCCTTCTCTTCCCTCTCGATTCTCCTCCCTCCGCCACTTCCGATCTAGTCGCGATCCTATCTCTAG GAATTATGAGATTATTCCTCCGATGAATTGGGGGATTCGCGTTGTGCCGGAGAAGAAAGCCTTTGTGATAGAGAGATTTGGAAAGTACGTTAAGACACTTCCCTCTGGAATTCATTTCTTGAATATCACTAAAGATAATGTCACTATCCTCATTGATGGTGTTCTCTACATCAAG ATTGTGGATCCTAAGCTAGCTTCTTATGGAGTAGAGAATCCCATTTATGCTGTCATTCAGCTGGCACAAACGACGATGCGTAGTGAGCTTGGTAAGATTACCCTTGACAAGACATTCGAGGAAAGGGACACGCTGAATAAGAAGATTGTG GAGGCCATTAGTGTGGCTGCTGAAAGCTGGGGGCTGGAATGCCTTCGATATGAAATAC GGGATATCTCTCCTCCACGTGGAGTGAGAGCCGCTATGGAGATGCAAGCAGAGGCAGAGCGGAAAAAGAGAGCTCAAATTCTTGAGTCTGAAG GAGTGAGACAGGCCAACATCAACATTGCTGATGGTAAGAAGAGTGCAGTGATCCTAGCATCAGAAGCTGGGAAGATGGATCAAGTCAATAGAGCTAAAG GTGAGGCTGAAGCTATCCTTCTTGTGTCAAAAGCCCTGAAAGAAATTGGAGGAGCAGAG GCAGCAAGTTTAAGGGTTGCAGAGCAATATATTCATGCTTTCAGTAACATAGCCAAGGAG GGAACGACAATGTTGCTTCCTAGCTCTGCATCCAATCCTGCTAACATGATGGCTCAGGCCCTTACTATGTATAAAAGCCTGCTTGGTAATGTTTCCGGAAACAAATCTTCATCAACGTCAGGGCAGTTGGAAGGAAATGATTCCTCTGGCGAGGGTAACGATGAAGGTACTGCAACTAATACTTCAGCTCTGGAAATCCCAGATCATCATGAAAAAACAGGGTTTTCACTTCAGAGACCCAAAAGAAGGGAATAG